Proteins co-encoded in one Dreissena polymorpha isolate Duluth1 chromosome 12, UMN_Dpol_1.0, whole genome shotgun sequence genomic window:
- the LOC127854242 gene encoding uncharacterized protein LOC127854242 isoform X2, whose translation MRRFQTLMKLCLQTTWTPMHQKYPNTTQKQLLNKIRFQTMMKLCLQTTWTPMHQKYPNTTQKQLLNKIRFQTMMKLCLQTTGTPMHQKYPKTTQKQLLNKIRLVNFLQLLTVPIVSL comes from the exons ATTTCAGACTCTGATGAAACTCTGCCTCCAGACGACATGGACACCAATGCACCAGAAATATCCCAACACCACTCAGAAACAGCTACTGAACAAAATACG ATTTCAGACTATGATGAAACTCTGCCTCCAGACGACCTGGACACCAATGCACCAGAAATATCCCAACACCACTCAGAAACAGCTACTGAACAAAATACG ATTTCAGACTATGATGAAACTCTGCCTCCAGACGACAGGGACACCAATGCACCAGAAATATCCCAAAACCACTCAGAAACAGCTACTGAACAAAATACGGTTAGTGAATTTTCTTCAACTTCTTACAGTGCCTATAGTGTCACTGTAA
- the LOC127854242 gene encoding uncharacterized protein LOC127854242 isoform X1, whose product MDTNAPEISQHHSETATEQNTISDYDETLPPDDLDTNAPEISQHHSETATEQNTTTWTPMHQKYPNTTQKQLRNKIRFQTMMKLCLQTTGTPMHQKYPKTTQKQLLNKIRLVNFLQLLTVPIVSL is encoded by the exons ATGGACACCAATGCACCAGAAATATCCCAACACCACTCAGAAACAGCTACTGAACAAAATACG ATTTCAGACTATGATGAAACTCTGCCTCCAGACGACCTGGACACCAATGCACCAGAAATATCCCAACACCACTCAGAAACAGCTACTGAACAAAATACG ACGACCTGGACACCAATGCACCAGAAATATCCCAACACCACTCAGAAACAGCTACGGAACAAAATACG ATTTCAGACTATGATGAAACTCTGCCTCCAGACGACAGGGACACCAATGCACCAGAAATATCCCAAAACCACTCAGAAACAGCTACTGAACAAAATACGGTTAGTGAATTTTCTTCAACTTCTTACAGTGCCTATAGTGTCACTGTAA